In Ornithinibacter aureus, the genomic stretch TCGTCATCGGCGTCGACACCCACGTCGAGACCCACACCGCCGCGGTCGTCGACGCCAGAACTGGTGCGGTGCTCGATGAGCTGACCGTGCACACCACCCCGCAGGGTTACCAGGACCTGGTCGACCTCGCTGACGCGCACAGCGCGTTGCGGGTATGGGCCATCGAGGGCACCGGTGGTCACGGCGCCGGCCTGGTCCGACACCTGGGCCGCGCCGAGGAAGTGGTCGTCGAGCTGGACCGGCCCGAACGCACCAAGCGGCGCCACGGTGCCAAGTCCGACCTGTTGGACGCGGTCCGCGCCGCCCGCGAGGCGCTGGCCCGCCCGAAGCTGGGTACCCCGCGCGCTGGTGGGGACCGTCAGGCACTGTCGGTGCTGCTGGCCGCCCGCCGCTCCGCCGTGGACGCCTCCACTGTGGCGCAACGGCAGCTGTTCTCGTTGGTCATCGCCGCCCCCGAGCACCTGCGTACCAAGCTGCGCGGGCGCAAGCTGCCCGAGATGGTGCGGGTCGCCGCTCGGCTGCGCATCCAGAGCAACTGGGACCGCGAGTCCGCCGCGACCGCGACCACGCTGCGGACCCTGGCCCGACGCACCCAGGCCCTGACCATCGAGGCCGCCGACCTGGAGAAGCAGATCCTGGCCATCGTCCGCTCCTGGCGCCCGGACTTGCTCGACCAGCCCGGTATCGGCCCGATCGTCGCCGCGACAGTGCTGTGCGCGTGGTCCCACCCTGGGCGGATCCACACCGAGGCCGGATTCGCGATGCTCGCCGGCGTCGCCCCGATCCCCGCCAACAGCGGTCAGGTCACCACCCGGTACCGGCTCAACCGCCACGGTGACCGCCAGCTCAACCGGGCGCTGCACACCATCGTGCTGGTCCGCCAGCGCTACCACGAACCCACCAAGGCCTACACCGACCGGCGCACCACACAGGGCAAGACCCCACGCGAGATCCGCCGCTGCCTCAAGCGCTACATCGCCCGCGACCTCTACCGAATCCTCGAACATCACCCATCAACGGCTTGACAACCCATAGGAGCGTCCTATTGGTCGCCCGGGGTACGTCTGACCGACACCTCGTGGACAGCGGTGAGGCTACCCTCATCGCGACGTACCATGGAGAACGCTGCGCCCGCGGCAGAACCGGCGGCACAGCACGTGAGTTTCCGTCGCCGACTTGACCACAGGGTGCCCCGTGAGCAGCAAGACCGTCCAGACGCTCGACCGCGTCGTCATCCGCTTCGCCGGGGACTCCGGCGACGGCATGCAGCTGACCGGCGACCGGTTCACCAGCGACACCGCTGCCCTGGGCAACGACCTGTCGACGCTGCCCAACTTCCCGGCCGAGATCCGCGCCCCCCAGGGCACGCTGCCCGGCGTCTCCAGCTTCCAGCTGCACTTCGCCGACCACGACGTGCTCACCCCCGGTGACGCCCCCGACGTACTCGTCGCGATGAACCCGGCAGCCCTCAAGGCCAACCTCGGCGACCTGCCCCGCGGGGCGACGATCATCGTCAACACCGACGAGTTCACCAAGCGCAACCTCGCCAAGGTCGGCTACGCCGACAACCCCGTCGACGACGGCACCCTCGACTCCTTCCACGTGCACGCCGTGGCCCTCACGAGCATCACCGTGGAAGCCCTGGCCGAGTTCCCGACGCTCACCCGCAAGGAGAAGGAGCGCGCGAAGAACATGTTCGCGCTCGGCCTGCTCTCGTGGATGTACACCCGCCCGACCACCGGCACCGAGGCCTTCCTCAAGAGCAAGTTCGGCGCGCGCCCCGAGATCCTCGCGGCGAACCTCGCTGCGCTCACCGCCGGCTGGAACTACGGCGAGACCACCGAGGACTTCGCCTCCTCCTTCATCGTGCCCGCCGCGACGATGCCCGTCGGCACCTACCGCAACATCACCGGCAACACCGCCCTCTCCCTGGGCCTGGTCGCCGCTGCGCACCGCGCCGGCA encodes the following:
- a CDS encoding IS110 family transposase translates to MNSLSEIVEVVIGVDTHVETHTAAVVDARTGAVLDELTVHTTPQGYQDLVDLADAHSALRVWAIEGTGGHGAGLVRHLGRAEEVVVELDRPERTKRRHGAKSDLLDAVRAAREALARPKLGTPRAGGDRQALSVLLAARRSAVDASTVAQRQLFSLVIAAPEHLRTKLRGRKLPEMVRVAARLRIQSNWDRESAATATTLRTLARRTQALTIEAADLEKQILAIVRSWRPDLLDQPGIGPIVAATVLCAWSHPGRIHTEAGFAMLAGVAPIPANSGQVTTRYRLNRHGDRQLNRALHTIVLVRQRYHEPTKAYTDRRTTQGKTPREIRRCLKRYIARDLYRILEHHPSTA